One Rhea pennata isolate bPtePen1 chromosome 3, bPtePen1.pri, whole genome shotgun sequence DNA segment encodes these proteins:
- the ACTR2 gene encoding actin-related protein 2, with product MDTLGRKVVVCDNGTGFVKCGYAGSNFPEHIFPALVGRPIIRSTAKVGNIEIKDLMVGDEASELRSMLEVNYPMENGIVRNWDDMKHLWDYTFGPEKLNIDTKNCKILLTEPPMNPTKNREKIVEVMFETYQFSGVYVAIQAVLTLYAQGLLTGVVVDSGDGVTHICPVYEGFSLPHLTRRLDIAGRDITRYLIKLLLLRGYAFNHSADFETVRMIKEKLCYVGYNIEQEQKLALETTVLVESYTLPDGRIIKVGGERFEAPEALFQPHLINVEGVGVAELLFNTIQAADIDTRSEFYKHIVLSGGSTMYPGLPSRLERELKQLYLERVLKGDVEKLSKFKIRIEDPPRRKHMVFLGGAVLADIMKDKDNFWMTRQEYQEKGVRVLEKLGVTVR from the exons tttgtgaaATGTGGCTATGCAGGCTCAAATTTTCCGGAGcatatttttccagctttggTTGGAAGACCTATTATAAGATCAACTGCTAAAGTGGGAAACATTGAAATCAAG GATCTCATGGTTGGTGATGAAGCAAGTGAATTACGTTCAATGCTGGAAGTTAATTATCCAATGGAGAATGGCATAGTTCGGAACTGGGATGACATGAAGCACCTTTGGGATTACACATTTGGACCAGAAAAACTTAATATTGACacaaaaaattgtaaaatattactCACAGAACCACCCATGAATCCAACTAAGAACAGAGAGAAGATTGTGGAG GTTATGTTTGAGACATACCAGTTTTCTGGGGTATATGTAGCCATTCAGGCTGTTCTTACTCTGTATGCTCAAG GTTTGTTGACTGGTGTTGTTGTGGACTCTGGAGATGGCGTAACTCATATTTGCCCAGTCTATGAAggtttctctcttcctcatctcACCAGACGATTAGATATTGCTGGGAGGGATATCACTAGGTATCTTATTAAG CTCCTCTTACTGCGAGGATATGCTTTCAACCATTCTGCTGATTTTGAGACTGTTCGTATGATCAAGGAAAAGCTATGTTATGTGGGATATAACATCGAACAGGAGCAGAAACTGGCATTAGAGACCACAGTACTAGTTGAATCCTACACG CTCCCAGATGGCAGGATTATCAAAGTCGGTGGAGAACGGTTTGAGGCACCAGAGGCTCTCTTCCAGCCTCACTTGATCAATGTAGAGGGGGTTGGTGTGGCTGAATTGCTGTTCAACACCATCCAGGCTGCTGACATTGATACAAG GTCTGAATTCTATAAGCACATTGTGCTATCTGGAGGGTCCACCATGTATCCTGGGCTGCCCTCACGACTGGAACGGGAACTTAAACAGCTCTACCTGGAACGAGTCCTGAAAGGAGATGTGGAAAAACTCTCT aaatttAAGATCCGAATTGAAGATCCACCTCGCCGAAAGCACATGGTGTTTCTGGGTGGCGCGGTTCTAGCAGACATCATGAAAGACAAAGACAACTTCTGGATGACCCGACAAGAATACCAAGAAAAAGGAGTGCGTGTGCTGGAGAAGCTTGGTGTGACTGTTCGATAA